Proteins encoded by one window of candidate division KSB1 bacterium:
- the lpxB gene encoding lipid-A-disaccharide synthase, producing the protein MSGRKLLVIAGEASGDLHGGKLIEALLAADPSLKIAGIGGDRMQAAGMTLIRHIRETCFMGFAEVVRHLGKIRRTFAEVMHYAREEQPELAVLIDYPGFNLRLGKRLKALGTPVFYYIAPQVWAWHESRAQKMAAFVDRMAVIFPFEVDFFRRYGIDARFVGHPLMDGLQITLSRQEFFRWYDLDENAPLLAVFPGSRMQEIDRLLPMLLKTAEQLKSQYPKLQVAVSVAETISKQKMEARVKGFPVRLVPGCAYELMAYADAAVVKSGTSTLEAACFETPFCLVYKVSPLSFAIGKRVVKIPHIGLVNIVAGREIVKEFVQGDAVPDRILPEIERLLFDAAYRQEIKSSLAGVKGLLGTPGASVRTASLILEMLQEKRYAY; encoded by the coding sequence ATGAGCGGGAGGAAACTGCTCGTTATTGCGGGGGAGGCTTCGGGGGATCTGCACGGCGGAAAGTTAATCGAAGCGCTGCTGGCAGCTGACCCCTCACTCAAAATCGCGGGCATCGGAGGGGACCGGATGCAGGCGGCAGGTATGACGCTCATCCGTCACATCAGGGAAACCTGTTTTATGGGCTTTGCCGAAGTCGTGCGCCATTTAGGTAAAATTCGGCGCACCTTTGCGGAAGTCATGCATTACGCCAGGGAAGAACAACCGGAACTGGCTGTTTTGATCGACTATCCGGGCTTTAATCTTCGGCTGGGCAAACGGCTCAAAGCCTTGGGCACACCGGTCTTTTACTACATCGCACCCCAGGTCTGGGCATGGCATGAAAGCCGCGCACAAAAAATGGCTGCTTTTGTCGACCGCATGGCGGTGATTTTTCCTTTCGAGGTGGATTTTTTCCGACGCTACGGCATCGATGCCCGCTTTGTCGGCCACCCTCTAATGGACGGCCTGCAGATTACCCTCTCGCGGCAAGAGTTTTTTCGTTGGTATGACCTCGATGAAAACGCTCCCCTGCTGGCGGTTTTCCCCGGCAGCCGCATGCAGGAAATCGATCGGTTATTGCCTATGCTGCTGAAAACCGCTGAGCAGCTCAAGAGTCAGTATCCCAAGCTGCAGGTCGCGGTCAGCGTTGCAGAAACCATTTCCAAGCAGAAAATGGAAGCACGGGTGAAAGGCTTTCCAGTCCGTTTGGTGCCGGGTTGCGCCTACGAGTTGATGGCCTACGCAGACGCCGCAGTCGTCAAGTCGGGCACCAGCACATTGGAAGCCGCCTGCTTCGAAACGCCTTTTTGCTTGGTTTATAAAGTCTCACCGCTTTCCTTTGCGATCGGCAAGCGCGTGGTTAAAATTCCGCATATCGGCTTGGTCAACATTGTAGCCGGAAGAGAAATTGTCAAAGAATTTGTACAGGGTGATGCCGTTCCTGATCGCATCCTGCCGGAAATCGAACGTCTTCTCTTTGATGCGGCTTATCGTCAGGAGATAAAATCATCCTTGGCTGGAGTTAAGGGGCTTCTCGGCACACCCGGCGCATCGGTTCGTACTGCATCATTAATTTTAGAGATGCTGCAGGAAAAACGGTATGCTTACTAA
- a CDS encoding sigma-54 dependent transcriptional regulator, translated as MEERERPLILIVDDDKNICKMIEASLRKERKYEVSTALSGEACLKLIKEDLPDLVLLDIQMPGIDGIETLKRIKEEEPRLPVIMMTAHGTIERAVNSMKLGAYDFLTKPFARERLLVTVQNALLNSSLQKEVSELRSELKNKYGFHNIIGQSGIMQDVFRAVEKVVNSNVTVLIQGESGTGKELIARAIHFHSKTRANKPFVAVNCSALPESLLESELFGHEKGSFTGASGRRIGKFEQADGGTIFLDEIGLMTPATQSKILRILQEREFERVGGNELIKVNVRVISATNKDLEEEMKAGNFREDLYYRISVFPIKLPPLRERKEDIPLLAAHFLKKFNEQEGKHIEGISPDALELLMAYNWPGNVRELENAMERAVVLANGDEITAKDLPPAVRALGEKRIYESDNKLASWIEKLEEQALRQALLECEGNISKTAKQLGIGRATIYRKAKKYGLPMIKNS; from the coding sequence GTGGAAGAGAGGGAACGTCCGCTTATATTGATCGTCGATGACGATAAGAACATCTGCAAGATGATCGAGGCGAGTCTTCGCAAGGAGCGGAAATACGAAGTAAGCACCGCGCTGAGCGGAGAAGCCTGCCTCAAGTTGATCAAAGAGGACTTGCCCGATTTGGTGCTTTTAGACATTCAGATGCCGGGCATCGACGGAATCGAGACGCTTAAGCGAATCAAAGAAGAGGAACCTCGATTGCCGGTGATCATGATGACCGCACACGGCACCATCGAGCGGGCGGTCAATTCGATGAAGCTCGGCGCTTATGATTTTCTGACCAAGCCTTTTGCGCGCGAGCGCCTGTTGGTCACCGTACAAAACGCCCTGCTGAATAGTTCGCTGCAGAAAGAGGTAAGCGAGCTCCGTTCCGAGCTGAAGAACAAGTATGGATTTCACAACATCATCGGTCAGAGCGGCATCATGCAGGATGTCTTTCGGGCTGTCGAAAAGGTGGTCAACAGCAACGTTACCGTGCTGATTCAAGGCGAGAGCGGCACCGGAAAAGAGCTGATTGCCAGGGCGATTCATTTCCATTCCAAGACCAGGGCAAACAAGCCGTTTGTGGCTGTAAACTGTTCGGCACTGCCGGAGTCGCTGCTCGAAAGCGAGCTTTTCGGACATGAGAAGGGCAGTTTTACCGGCGCATCCGGCAGAAGGATCGGCAAATTCGAACAGGCGGACGGCGGCACCATCTTTCTCGACGAAATCGGCTTGATGACCCCGGCAACGCAGTCAAAAATTTTGCGCATTCTGCAGGAGCGCGAGTTCGAGCGGGTCGGCGGCAACGAGCTGATCAAGGTCAACGTACGCGTCATTTCCGCAACCAACAAGGATTTGGAAGAGGAAATGAAGGCAGGCAACTTTCGCGAAGATTTATATTATCGCATCTCGGTGTTTCCCATCAAACTGCCGCCCTTGCGCGAACGAAAAGAAGACATACCTTTACTGGCGGCACACTTTTTAAAGAAATTCAACGAACAGGAAGGAAAACACATCGAAGGCATTTCACCGGATGCTTTGGAACTGCTGATGGCCTATAACTGGCCGGGCAATGTACGCGAGCTGGAGAATGCCATGGAACGGGCGGTCGTGTTGGCCAACGGCGATGAGATTACTGCAAAAGATCTGCCGCCTGCTGTTCGAGCTTTGGGTGAAAAGCGTATTTATGAATCGGACAACAAGCTTGCCAGCTGGATCGAGAAATTGGAAGAACAGGCTTTGCGTCAGGCACTTTTGGAATGCGAGGGCAACATCTCGAAAACGGCCAAGCAACTTGGA
- a CDS encoding Gfo/Idh/MocA family oxidoreductase, whose translation MEKIKVGIIGVGKLGNFHCNALSQMESAELVGVHDVDALRAQEIAERYRCRAFAEPAELIRECDCVGVIVPTTHHLAMAKQVLQAGRPVFIEKPIAATLAEADEIVQLSESLGIPVQVGHIERFNPAIRALDGRLRDPLFIESHRLSPFDPRGTDIAVILDLMIHDIDIILSLVQSPVTEIRASGVAIVSDEADIANARIEFASGCAANVTASRISQRKMRKMRIFQKDAYISIDFLLKLTEIFRLSDEPAASDGINLGMIDKGKYKRNIVYEKPPVPEQDAMQAEWQSFFEAVRTGRTPVVTAKEARDALAVAMEIREKVMAGAARVIG comes from the coding sequence ATGGAAAAGATCAAAGTAGGCATTATCGGCGTCGGCAAGTTGGGAAACTTTCATTGTAATGCGCTGTCGCAAATGGAATCGGCAGAGTTGGTCGGTGTGCACGATGTCGATGCGCTGCGGGCACAGGAAATTGCCGAGCGCTACCGATGCCGTGCGTTTGCAGAACCAGCGGAATTGATCCGCGAATGTGATTGTGTCGGAGTTATTGTGCCGACGACACACCATCTTGCAATGGCTAAACAGGTTCTTCAGGCCGGTCGGCCGGTTTTCATCGAAAAACCCATTGCCGCTACCTTGGCAGAGGCTGATGAAATCGTTCAATTATCCGAAAGCCTTGGTATTCCGGTGCAGGTTGGGCATATCGAGCGGTTCAATCCGGCTATTCGGGCGTTGGACGGCAGGCTCAGGGATCCGTTGTTCATAGAATCTCATCGGTTGTCGCCTTTTGATCCCAGAGGCACCGATATCGCCGTTATATTGGATTTGATGATCCATGACATCGATATCATCCTCAGTCTCGTGCAGAGTCCGGTAACGGAGATTCGAGCGAGCGGGGTGGCCATCGTCTCGGACGAAGCGGATATCGCCAATGCCCGCATCGAGTTTGCCTCGGGATGTGCGGCCAACGTCACCGCCAGCCGAATCTCGCAGCGCAAAATGCGCAAGATGCGGATCTTTCAAAAGGATGCCTACATTTCGATCGACTTTTTACTCAAGCTGACCGAGATCTTTCGTCTTTCCGACGAGCCCGCCGCTTCCGACGGCATCAATTTGGGCATGATCGACAAGGGCAAATACAAGCGAAATATTGTCTATGAAAAACCACCGGTACCCGAGCAGGACGCGATGCAAGCGGAATGGCAAAGCTTTTTTGAGGCTGTAAGGACGGGCCGCACGCCGGTCGTGACGGCAAAGGAAGCGCGCGATGCCTTGGCCGTCGCCATGGAGATTAGGGAAAAGGTAATGGCAGGTGCGGCTCGGGTGATCGGATGA
- the lpxK gene encoding tetraacyldisaccharide 4'-kinase, with protein MLWFESRRKALFLFPLSLLYQLVVAFRNFFYDKGMFAIYRPPCKVISVGNITVGGTGKTPTVQFLANELLRRGKKVVILSRGYARKSRGTVIVSDGNHILTDAETAGDEPLLLARNCPGVPLIVDEDRVRAAQSAVRRFAADVILLDDGFQHRRLARDFDLITMRSINPLGNGWCLPAGPLREPVRSIRRADFVLFTGGSSLEKVPRQMLSAKPWACASYCFREAVDMQGKVLTLGDLKNCRVVAVCGLANPKYFFRMLEEIGIVIAVKIIFPDHYYYQDQDIEKINKTHRIVNADYVVTTEKDWVKLESRHVESNWLMMRMTLQGKNLSILLSRIENLLG; from the coding sequence ATGCTTTGGTTTGAATCCAGGCGAAAAGCCCTTTTTCTGTTTCCGCTTTCCCTGCTCTATCAACTTGTCGTAGCCTTTCGCAATTTTTTTTATGATAAGGGGATGTTTGCTATTTACAGACCTCCCTGTAAGGTTATCTCTGTCGGGAACATAACGGTTGGGGGCACCGGAAAGACCCCGACGGTTCAGTTCCTGGCCAATGAGCTCCTGCGACGGGGCAAAAAGGTCGTCATCCTTAGTCGCGGCTACGCCAGAAAAAGCCGAGGCACAGTCATTGTATCGGATGGAAATCATATTTTGACGGACGCCGAAACAGCAGGAGATGAGCCGCTGCTTTTGGCACGCAACTGCCCCGGCGTTCCCCTCATTGTCGACGAGGATCGCGTCCGCGCCGCTCAATCGGCGGTCCGGCGCTTTGCAGCGGATGTTATTTTGCTGGATGACGGCTTTCAGCATCGGCGGCTGGCGCGAGATTTTGATTTGATAACAATGCGCAGCATCAATCCGCTCGGCAACGGTTGGTGCCTGCCGGCCGGGCCTTTGCGGGAGCCTGTTCGCAGCATCCGCCGTGCGGATTTTGTTTTGTTCACCGGCGGCAGCAGCTTGGAAAAGGTTCCGCGGCAGATGTTGTCGGCAAAACCGTGGGCATGCGCCTCCTATTGCTTCAGAGAGGCGGTTGACATGCAGGGAAAGGTGCTGACTCTCGGTGATTTGAAAAATTGTCGAGTTGTCGCCGTTTGCGGATTGGCAAATCCGAAATATTTTTTCCGCATGCTTGAGGAGATCGGCATAGTAATCGCTGTAAAGATTATCTTCCCTGATCATTATTATTATCAAGATCAGGACATCGAAAAAATTAACAAGACACACAGAATCGTCAATGCCGATTATGTGGTGACGACGGAGAAAGACTGGGTTAAGCTAGAATCGAGGCATGTGGAGTCGAATTGGCTGATGATGCGGATGACTTTGCAAGGGAAAAACCTGTCGATATTATTGTCTCGTATTGAGAATCTGCTTGGTTGA
- a CDS encoding four helix bundle protein, with amino-acid sequence MPNKVETYKDLVVWQKSHQLALTLSQSKAAKKEYESLLEVMRGLAADTAANIALGFRNRGKKAKLHFYQAAFNSICRLNYYLTLVNDLEALKKSENLEEEVKSVEHMLIRLIRSNLSAS; translated from the coding sequence ATGCCCAACAAGGTGGAAACCTACAAGGATCTCGTTGTCTGGCAAAAAAGCCATCAGCTTGCCCTGACTCTTTCCCAAAGCAAAGCGGCCAAAAAGGAGTACGAATCCCTTTTGGAGGTCATGAGGGGCCTCGCTGCCGATACCGCCGCCAATATCGCCTTGGGCTTCCGCAACCGCGGTAAAAAAGCCAAGCTCCATTTTTATCAGGCCGCATTTAATTCCATTTGCCGGCTGAATTATTATTTGACGCTCGTCAATGATCTGGAGGCTTTGAAAAAGAGCGAAAACCTGGAAGAAGAAGTTAAATCCGTCGAGCACATGCTGATTCGGCTTATACGGTCGAACCTCTCTGCATCCTAA
- a CDS encoding lysophospholipid acyltransferase family protein: MLTKRQKRELLRYLAGKIAWLIVLLWCRLGRIRIQNRRALDLALASGRPILYLVWHGRMILPLYVHRGQKIVAMVSEHGDGEVIARTTIRLGYRTVRGSSTRGGRKAFHDMLRHLKQGDHCTILPDGPQGPRMEMKPGAVMLAQRSGALVLPLTFAASRPIVFDSWDRFTLWKPFSRLLLLYGEPVTIPRTSTPEEFERERRRLEEAMNRLQEKADALV; encoded by the coding sequence ATGCTTACTAAACGGCAAAAGCGGGAACTGTTGCGGTACCTTGCCGGCAAGATTGCCTGGTTGATCGTTTTGCTGTGGTGCCGATTGGGTAGAATCCGAATTCAAAACCGCCGCGCTCTCGATCTGGCTCTGGCGAGTGGGAGACCCATTCTTTATCTCGTTTGGCATGGACGCATGATTTTACCTCTTTATGTGCACCGCGGACAAAAAATTGTGGCGATGGTCAGCGAGCACGGTGACGGGGAGGTCATTGCCAGGACCACTATACGCTTGGGCTATCGCACCGTGCGCGGCTCGAGTACCCGCGGCGGAAGAAAGGCGTTTCATGATATGCTGCGCCATTTGAAGCAGGGCGATCACTGCACGATTTTACCTGACGGCCCGCAAGGCCCGCGGATGGAGATGAAACCGGGAGCCGTAATGCTGGCTCAGAGGAGCGGCGCTTTGGTGCTTCCCTTGACTTTTGCTGCTTCGCGCCCCATAGTCTTTGATTCTTGGGATCGATTTACGCTATGGAAGCCCTTTTCGCGCCTCCTCCTGCTTTACGGCGAACCCGTCACTATTCCTCGAACCTCGACTCCGGAAGAATTCGAGCGGGAACGTCGTCGTCTCGAGGAGGCGATGAACCGCCTCCAGGAGAAAGCGGATGCTTTGGTTTGA
- a CDS encoding M24 family metallopeptidase, producing MDLAAIQQELQRSRIDGWLFYDFHHRDPIAARILDMDTTRFASRRWFYYIPAYGEPKKLVHRIEPWRCDHLPGQKRVYLSWQELHQALQEIVADASTVAMQYSPLNAVPAVSIVDAGTVDLIRSFGVQVVSSADLVGRFEAHLSMEDLRTHEEAGKLLHEIKDRTFHEIAVRVRNGQRPTEHEIQVLMHEWMKEKGLIWADGPIVAVNEHAADPHFEPSPSAATVIRPGDLLLLDLWAKLDRPRSIYYDITWMAFVGEETPQKWEEIFQIVVCARNAALQLIKDRFAAGAPIYGWEADEACRRVIVEAGYGPAFIHRTGHNIGEQVHGNGVNLDNLETKDERTILPGTCFSIEPGIYLPEKKIGFRSEIDVFVTDEGEVTVYGPMQDNIIPLLAVF from the coding sequence ATGGATCTCGCCGCCATTCAACAAGAACTGCAGCGCAGCCGAATCGACGGCTGGCTTTTTTACGATTTTCATCATCGCGACCCTATTGCCGCGCGTATTCTCGATATGGATACCACCCGCTTTGCCTCGCGGCGTTGGTTTTACTACATTCCGGCGTATGGGGAGCCGAAAAAGCTCGTTCACCGTATCGAGCCGTGGCGATGCGATCATCTTCCCGGGCAAAAGCGGGTTTATCTCTCATGGCAGGAACTGCATCAGGCGCTGCAGGAGATAGTCGCCGACGCATCCACTGTCGCCATGCAGTATTCGCCGCTTAATGCCGTTCCCGCCGTCTCCATCGTAGACGCCGGTACCGTCGATCTTATCCGCAGCTTCGGTGTGCAGGTGGTCTCCAGCGCGGACCTTGTGGGCCGTTTCGAAGCGCATCTTTCCATGGAAGACCTGCGCACCCATGAAGAAGCAGGAAAACTCCTGCACGAAATCAAAGACCGTACTTTCCATGAAATTGCCGTTCGAGTTCGGAATGGACAGCGGCCGACGGAGCATGAAATCCAAGTTCTCATGCATGAATGGATGAAGGAGAAAGGATTGATTTGGGCAGACGGCCCAATCGTAGCCGTCAACGAGCATGCCGCCGATCCCCATTTCGAGCCTTCACCTTCGGCCGCAACAGTCATTCGGCCGGGAGATCTCTTGCTTCTCGATTTGTGGGCGAAACTGGATCGGCCGCGCAGCATTTATTACGATATCACATGGATGGCTTTTGTCGGAGAAGAAACGCCCCAAAAGTGGGAAGAGATCTTTCAGATAGTCGTTTGTGCACGCAATGCGGCACTACAGCTGATCAAAGATCGATTTGCCGCCGGCGCGCCCATTTACGGCTGGGAAGCCGACGAGGCTTGCCGGCGCGTCATTGTCGAAGCCGGTTATGGTCCGGCGTTTATTCACCGCACGGGACACAATATCGGCGAGCAGGTGCACGGCAACGGCGTCAATCTGGATAATCTTGAAACCAAGGATGAACGGACCATATTGCCGGGGACTTGCTTTTCAATAGAGCCGGGCATTTATCTGCCGGAAAAGAAAATCGGCTTCCGGTCCGAGATTGATGTCTTTGTCACCGATGAAGGCGAGGTTACTGTCTACGGGCCGATGCAGGAC